From Theileria orientalis strain Shintoku DNA, chromosome 4, complete genome, the proteins below share one genomic window:
- a CDS encoding uncharacterized protein (tetratricopeptide-like helical domain containing protein): MYFMVQFFLIIVTNIIFINIGVFGADYEGYRRYWMHRYDVARATEYYSRSAEMGHPLSQYMMAFLFSFDVKNGPGLDKHRALKYLEDSAKGKYTPALLALAYHYLYHPTSPDVKYAIKLYKQVIKDDASFYSKTIFAIDDLKVSKTNIDKYKEVYKEYLSEMEYQNKKKSQRQPGTNDPDYDKKRGCGSCKSGPKPPTETMNKVQKLMNKHENSPENLAPYLIELALMYINGIDLPKNYENAVKLLEKAVSLGSAEAANILGNIFMFGLDDPDQGSPIPVNRQMALKYFKMSALDYNPESLYFLAELVASEALAKGTSYFYSQLEYSYKLYRLSADYGYPAAYLRCAQMLEEGLGVQHDLERAVLNYKTLAEHFYHNSSQYDGTFHCVMEGHFHEATIFSYLSAFSGIQTGQWNAAMLLKDKKCGIFNKSDFKTHLSNALLQGETDALYHLAKIAETDGKGPLSQELYLNGFNSGDMRCIDPLIKAYSKTNVNKAIGLVEYKMYRDAIDLNNGNQPLVTNYYNKMSSKRTLAFLKMKRLLYNMFS, from the exons ATGTATTTTATGGTACAGTTTTTTCTTATAATtgtaacaaatattatcttTATTAATATTGGAGTTTTTGGAGCAGATTATGAAg GTTACAGGAGGTATTGGATGCACAGATATGACGTCGCTAGGGCTACGGAGTATTATTCTAGGTCAGCCGAAATGGGCCATCCTTTATCGCAATATATGATGGCATTTTTATTCTCATTCGATGTCAAAAATGGTCCAGGATTAGACAAGCATAGAGCTTTGAAGTATCTGGAGGATTCTGCCAAGGGTAAATACACACCTGCACTGTTGGCACTAGCGTACCACTATCTGTACCATCCAACCTCGCcagatgtaaaatatgcaATTAAACTATATAAACAGGTTATAAAGGATGATGCGTCATTTTACTCTAAAACTATCTTTGCCATAGATGATCTGAAGGTGTCTAAGACTAACATTGATAAATACAAGGAGGTTTATAAGGAATATTTGAGTGAAATGGAGtatcaaaataaaaagaaatcTCAAAGGCAACCTGGTACAAATGACCCTgattatgataaaaaacgAGGTTGTGGAAGCTGTAAATCTGGCCCCAAACCGCCTACTGAGACTATGAACAAAGTCCAGAAACTTATGAATAAGCATGAGAACAGTCCAGAAAACCTTGCGCCATACCTTATAGAACTCGCATTGATGTATATTAATGGGATAGATTTGCCTAAAAACTATGAAAACGCCGTAAAGTTGCTCGAGAAGGCTGTTTCTCTTGGGAGTGCTGAGGCTGCCAATATTTTGGGTAATATTTTCATGTTTGGGCTTGACGATCCGGATCAGGGGAGTCCAATTCCTGTGAATCGTCAAATGGCCCTAAAGTACTTTAAAATGTCGGCATTAGATTACAACCCAGAATCCCTGTATTTTTTGGCCGAGTTGGTCGCATCGGAAGCCTTGGCCAAGGGCACTTCGTACTTTTACTCGCAGCTGGAGTACAGCTATAAGCTCTACAGGCTGTCAGCAGACTACGGGTACCCGGCTGCATATTTAAGGTGCGCTCAGATGCTGGAGGAGGGGCTTGGAGTTCAGCATGACTTAGAAAGGGCAGTTCTAAACTACAAAACACTAGCTGAGCACTTTTACCACAACAGCAGCCAATACGACGGCACCTTTCACTGTGTTATGGAAGGACATTTTCATGAAGCAACTATATTCAGTTACTTGTCGGCATTCTCGGGAATACAA ACTGGTCAATGGAACGCCGCAATGCTATTGaaggataaaaaatgtggaATTTTCAACAAGAGCGACTTCAAAACTCACCTTAGTAACGCGCTTTTACAGGGAGAGACTGATGCACTTTACCACTTGGCAAAAATAGCTGAAACGGATGGAAAGGGGCCACTTTCGCAGGAGCTGTATCTAAACGGATTTAATTCAGGAGATATGAGGTGCATTGATCCTTTAATTAAAGCGTATTCTAAGACTAATGTGAATAAGGCCATTGGCCTGGTcgaatataaaatgtacaGAGATGCCATTGATCTGAATAACGGTAACCAACCATTGGTCACAAACTATTATAATAAGATGTCCTCCAAAAGAACCTTGGCTTTTCTTAAAATGAAGAGACTGCTGTATAATATGTTTAGTTAA
- a CDS encoding phosphoglycerate mutase — translation MVYTLVLLRHGESVMNKENRFCGWIDVDLSENGKQQARDAADMISKHNLTFGHVFTSILKRSYDTASIVLERLNQKDVPSTKTWRLNERHYGALQGLDKLEVAQQYGEAQVKQWRRSYDIPPPKAPEDSPHNPKNNHLFDVVPRELLPNGESLKLTLERVMPFWNETIVPELKKGQPVFIAAHGNSLRGLIKMLDNMSEAQIMEFDLPTGVPVLYKLNEDFSVKSKEFLLDEAALKAKMEAEKNAIKKQAAK, via the exons ATGGTGTATACTTTGGTTTTATTGAGACACG GCGAAAGTGTTATGAACAAGGAAAACCGTTTTTGCGGTTGGATTGACGTTGATTTGAGTGAAAATGGAAAACAACAAGCAAG GGATGCCGCTGATATGATCAGTAAACACAACTTGACTTTTGGACATGTTTTCACCTCTATTTTGAAACGATCATATGACACAGCTTCAATAGTTTTAGAAAGACTGAATCAGAAGGATGTTCCTTCAACTAAAACGTGGAg GCTAAACGAGAGGCATTATGGAGCATTGCAAGGTCTCGACAAGCTCGAAGTTGCTCAACAATATGGAGAGGCGCAAGTTAAACAGTGGAGAAGATCATACGACATCCCACCACCAAAAGCACCTGAGGATAGCCCACACAatcctaaaaataatcatCTGTTTGACGTAGTGCCGAGAGAATTGCTTCCTAACGGAGAAAGCCTTAAATTAACACTCGAGAGAGTTATGCCATTCTGGAATGAAACAATAGTCCCAGAATTGAAAAAGGGACAACCCGTTTTCATAGCAG CACACGGAAACAGTTTGAGAGGATTGATCAAGATGTTGGATAACATGTCTGAAGCACAAATTATGGAGTTCGACCTTCCCACAGGAGTGCCTGTACTATACAAACTTAACGAGGACTTTAGCGTTAAATCGAAGGAGTTTTTATTGGATGAAGCAGCACTAAAG GCGAAGATGGAAGCGGAGAAGAACGCAATCAAAAAACAGGCAGCAAAGTAA
- a CDS encoding uncharacterized protein (GCN5-related N-acetyltransferase domain containing protein), giving the protein MNKIKNYMDIKKGRIPSIKTTSPSHNARRNKCPSILIREIELPDNVHVCKLLFDHFRSLTLPAIIYWLVQHIYDLVAIVIINACLLSLSNLFYFCLLFLIYLFIRARYEIEKHIKESCPDLVDVYKTYRNHKGSNFWVAYVSGDHGPDSDSRNESKNDHNARKNSNDNPDTVDRPSESDVLNGSKRATEGNEVNEDNFSESCQAYEILGCVGITQYRNVSTVAQMVRLVVTRKRRNMKVGTRLLEHLEQKALEMGYTEIRVFTNNLNTAYLQFLKMHNFQIIQIIRRGLMRGDLIVWTKHLKATESVKDAQDAAFGNAMFIPE; this is encoded by the exons atgaataaaataaagaattaTATGGATATTAAAAAGGGTAGAATACCCTCAATAAAGACTACATCACCTTCACATAACGCACGTCGTAACAAATGTCCTTCCATTTTAATCAGAGAGATCGAGCTTCCAGATAACGTCCAcgtttgtaaattattatttgatcATTTTAGATCACTGACACTGCCGGCCATAATATACTGGCTTGTACAACATATTTATGACTTGGTCGCAATAGTCATAATCAACGCCTGTTTGCTGTCATTATCTAACctattttacttttgtcttttgtttttaatatatttattcataagGGCTAGATATGAAATTGAGAAACATATTAAGGAATCCTGCCCTGATCTAGTTGATGTGTACAAGACTTATCGTAATCATAAAGGCTCAAATTTCTGGGTAGCTTACGTATCTGGAGATCACGGCCCAGATTCAGATTCCAGAAATGAATCAAAGAATGATCACAATGCTAGAAAGAATAGCAATGATAATCCTGATACGGTAGATAGGCCCTCTGAATCAGATGTGTTAAATGGATCTAAAAGAGCAACCGAAGGAAATGAAGTAAATGAAGATAATTTTAGTGAATCATGTCAAGCATATGAAATTTTGGGATGTGTTGGCATAACTCAATACAGAAATGTTAGCACGGTTGCTCAAATGGTTAGGCTCGTAGTAACAAGAAAGAGGAGGAACATGAAGGTTGGAACGAGGCTTTTGGAACACTTGGAACAGAAGGCGCTGGAGATGGGATACACCGAAATCAGGGTGTTCACAAACAACTTGAACACGGCGTATTTGCAGTTCCTGAAGATGCACAACTTTCAAATAATTCAAATCATAAGAAGGGGTCTGATGAGAGGAGACTTGATAGTGTGGACAAAGCATCTAAAAGCAACGGAATCAGTAAAAGATG cTCAAGATGCGGCATTTGGAAACGCAATGTTCATACCGGAGTAA
- a CDS encoding Pbj2, with amino-acid sequence MYIILRLYFIIIYLDFIVKVYCDYYSLLGVKRNATERDIEKAFRKKAKKLHPDVNPGKEEEFAKISNAYETLKDPSKRKIYDQYGEDGLKSDGPQARPYTHYYGDGPQTFFTFEGFDFDDVFSQFSFGGGQGRNQGDRGPRTQVTFEDTIVEEMTPKEYNDSIKNVRVLNLYYFYSANNRTCSNIHRGFIETVTKFKGAIKIYRINCEKYNNFCQKNTKSIPQIIAYKTNSSNPFVFDKEDYTMKLEIWLNKIMPSELVEIKDLKHLQTFIENQTMSHVVCIVKKSLFLTILKSLSVYVKSKVKIGFVRASNRELVNHFKRNRTEGAKLYYLQDFDTMEGKSIELTLDNFSDVLLWLNLRQNEFKKMNVGIYKELTSRLLEAGECGPKDNQFCFIFIKYGNRVEYTLHRELSNISKRYSQDSVKIRYINATNQHKFVSAFGLSSRCPASEVCSKLVAYRGKRGKFKIMEMSLTQQNVQKFIDDVITNLVTLNRPLLHDLKIIDYSDEF; translated from the exons atgtatattattttaaggttatattttataatcatATACCTTGATTTCATAGTTAAAGTGTATTGCGATTATTATTCACTGCTAGGTGTTAAAAGGAATGCAACTGAGAGAGATATAGAAAAGGCCTTTAGGAAAAAGGCCAAAAAGTTACATCCGGACGTTAACCCTGGTAAAGAAGAGGAGTTTGCTAAAATTTCGAACGCTTACGAGACACTGAAGGATCCTTCCAAGAGAAAGATCTACGATCAATACGGAGAAGATGGACTTAAATCCGATGGGCCACAGGCACGCCCGTACACTCACTATTATGGAGACGGACCTcaaacattttttacatttgaAGGATTTGATTTCGATGATGTATTTTCACAATTTAGCTTTGGAGGAGGCCAGGGCAGAAATCAGGGTGATCGTGGTCCTAGGA CCCAAGTCACATTCGAAGATACAATAGTGGAAGAAATGACACCAAAGGAGTATAATGATtctattaaaaatgtgcGGGTGTtgaatttgtattatttttactctGCAAATAACCGTACCTGTAGCAATATACACAGAGGCTTTATTGAAACCGTCACTAAGTTCAAAGGagcaataaaaatatatcgAATAAATTGtgaaaaatacaacaaCTTTTGTCAAAAAAATACGAAATCGATCCCTCAGATTATCGCATATAAAACAAACTCTTCAAACCCGTTCGTATTTGACAAGGAAGATTACACAATGAAACTTGAGATTTGgctaaataaaataatgccATCAGAGCTGGttgaaataaaagattTAAAGCACCTGCAAACATTTATAGAAAACCAGACAATGAGTCAC GTCGTGTGTATAGTTAAGAAGTCGCTCTTTTTGACTATACTTAAATCATTGTCAGTGTACGTAAAGTCAAAAGTAAAGATCGGGTTTGTAAGAGCCAGCAATAGAGAGCTGgtaaatcattttaaacgGAACAGAACAGAAGGAGCTAAATTGTATTACTTACAAGATTTTGATACAATGGAAG GGAAATCAATTGAGTTGACACTCGATAATTTCTCAGACGTCCTTTTGTGGTTAAACTTGAGGCAGAACGAG tttaaaaagaTGAATGTTGGTATATATAAAGAGTTGACAAGCAGGCTTCTGGAAGCAGGAGAATGTGGTCCGAAGGACAATCAGTTTTgtttcatatttatcaaatatgGAAACAGAGTTGAATACACACTACACAGAGAGTTATCGAATATTTCAAAAAGATACTCACAAGACTcagtaaaaataagataCATTAATGCCACTAATCAG CATAAGTTTGTCTCTGCTTTTGGACTATCGTCAAGGTGCCCAGCATCGGAAGTTTGCTCTAAGCTCGTAGCATATAGAGGTAAAAGAGGAAAGTTCAAG ATCATGGAAATGAGTCTCACGCAGCAAAATGTACAAAAGTTCATTGATGATGTCATCACGAATCTGGTCACACTCAACAGACCACTACTACacgatttaaaaatcatcGACTACTCTgatgaattttaa
- a CDS encoding uncharacterized protein (tetratricopeptide-like helical domain containing protein) — MDDDDEYNISEEFLKELTEKYADIEHPLFMDELPSDMSANPDLEALHKLLAEGETRDSIAQKYKEVGNGYVADGKRFYEAAISSYTDGIAAESRDDVLNSQLYSNRALVYLRLGMISAIHFHLGEYVKCVNDCRHSIKFDKFNYKSYYRGSMASFNLSLYKQALLFCTECVKAIKSDPNMNVSGGENEDCYKLLSLVDVNFSAFYKKVLNKYTEFELEKRKRDQAEHEEKQMKASKESELTEYLKSKGLTLSEDLFKIPESQTVVFSLKDGTLHTSCLFVYVYDCCYSDTSFQFVHFYLSYDQMELSDYILDFDYATCIADHLEVMFANKALFNPSNSLCFYQVSEYDVMKFDVNEPFESVVFKSHLVFKVPVVHIVTSTDSLRQYTVI; from the exons ATGGACGACGATGATGAGTACAATATCTCCGAGGAGTTTCTCAAGGAGCTCACTGAAAAGTACGCGGACATTGAGCATCCGCTTTTCATGGACGAGCTTCCCA gCGATATGTCGGCTAATCCGGACCTGGAAGCTCTACACAAGCTGTTGGCAGAGGGTGAGACCAGAGATTCCATAGCTCAAAAGTATAAA GAGGTCGGAAATGGATACGTTGCTGACGGTAAACGGTTCTACGAAGCAGCCATTTCCAGTTACACTGATGGAATTGCTGCTGAAAGTAGGGATGATGTTCTAAATTCGCAGCTGTATTCAAATAGAGCATTGGTCTATCTGAGACTGGGTATGATATCCGctattcattttcatttaGGGGAATATgtaaagtgtgtaaacGATTGTAGGCATAGCATTAAGTTTGACAAGTTTAACTATAAATC GTATTACAGAGGCTCTATGGCGTCCTTTAACCTGTCACTCTATAAGCAGGCTCTACTTTTTTGCACAGAGTGTGTGAAGGCAATAAAATCTGATCCTAACATGAATGTATCTGGAGGTGAAAACGAAGATTGTTATAAGCTTCTGTCTCTTGTTGATGTTAATTTTTCTGCGTTTTACAAGAaggttttaaataaatacactgAGTTTGAGTtggagaagaggaagcgTGATCAAGCTGAACACGAGGAGAAACAAATG aAAGCCTCCAAGGAGAGTGAACTTACTGAGTATTTGAAGTCCAAAG GGCTTACGCTGTCTGAAGATCTGTTCAAAATTCCTGAATCACAAACCGTTGTTTTCTCCCTCAAGGACGGCACTCTTCACACGtcatgtttatttgtgtatgtatatgaTTGTTGTTATTCCGACACGTCTTTTCAATTCGTTCATTTTTACCTTAGTTATGATCAAATGGAGCTGAGTGACTACATTCTTGATTTTGACTACGCCACTTGCATTGCTGATCACCTAGAGGTCATGTTCGCCAATAAGGCTCTCTTTAATCCCTCAAATTCgctttgtttttatcag GTGTCAGAGTACGATGTCATGAAATTTGATGTAAACGAGCCCTTTGAATCCGTTGTCTTCAAATCTCACCTAGTTTTCAAGGTTCCAGTTGTACACATAGTAACTTCCACAGATTCTTTACGCCAATACACTGTAATTTGA